In Phormidium yuhuli AB48, one genomic interval encodes:
- the pflB gene encoding formate C-acetyltransferase — MVIAKPTQTQLTNSSQDAAGSHDLTPAWDGFKSGTWTKEVNVRDFIQKNYRLYEGDAEFLSGASQRTKTLWKSVQDLMAQERENGILDAETKIPSGITAYGPGYIDQSLEQIVGLQTDKPLKRAIMPYGGIRVVKKSLEAYGYELDPETEETFTKYRKTHNDGVFDAYTPEIRRARHSGLITGLPDAYGRGRIIGDYRRVALYGIDRLLLDKQEQQASLELDVMDEDTIQRREELSEEMRSLQELKDMAASYGCDISRPAATAQEAVQWTYFGYLAAVKEQNGAAMSLGRVSTFLDIYFERDLQNGRLNEEQAQEIIDHFVMKLRMVRFLRGPAYNQLFSGDPTWVTECLGGVGEDGRPLVTKNSFRFLNTLYTLGPAPEPNLTILWSKRLPDNFKRYCAQVSIDTCSTQYENDDLMRLEYGDDYGIACCVSAMKIGKQMQFFGARANLAKALLYAINGGKDEMSGEQVGPDWVPVQGEYLDYDDVAAKFDRCLEWLSRLYVNTLNIIHFMHDKYAYERVEFALHDRDVYRTMACGMAGLSVVADALCAIKYARVKAIRDEYGLVVDYEIEGDYPKFGNNDDQADEMAAAVVKQFMNKIRQHKTYRGSVPTQSILTITSNVVYGKKTGNTPDGRKAGEPFAPGANPMHGRDTKGAIAALASVAKLPYEHSQDGISYTFSIVPQALGKQEGDRISNLVGLLDGYFNDEGHHININVLNRDTLLEAMDHPEKYPQLTIRVSGYAVNFIKLTREQQLDVVNRTFHSRI; from the coding sequence ATGGTCATCGCCAAACCGACACAAACTCAATTGACCAACTCAAGCCAAGACGCCGCCGGGAGTCACGATCTAACTCCAGCCTGGGATGGATTTAAGTCAGGAACCTGGACAAAAGAAGTCAATGTCCGGGATTTCATCCAGAAAAACTACCGCCTCTATGAAGGGGACGCTGAGTTTCTTAGTGGTGCCAGCCAACGCACAAAGACTCTCTGGAAGTCCGTTCAAGACCTCATGGCCCAGGAACGGGAGAACGGCATTTTAGACGCGGAAACCAAGATTCCCTCAGGAATTACCGCCTATGGGCCCGGCTATATCGACCAAAGTTTAGAACAAATTGTCGGCCTGCAAACGGACAAACCCCTAAAACGGGCGATTATGCCCTATGGCGGTATCCGGGTGGTGAAGAAATCCCTAGAAGCCTATGGCTACGAACTCGACCCCGAGACCGAAGAAACCTTCACCAAATACCGCAAAACCCACAACGACGGCGTCTTTGATGCCTATACCCCAGAAATCCGCCGCGCCCGTCATTCAGGACTGATTACCGGTTTACCCGATGCCTATGGTCGGGGTCGGATTATCGGCGACTATCGCCGGGTGGCCTTGTATGGAATCGATCGCCTGCTGTTGGACAAACAAGAACAGCAAGCCTCCCTAGAACTGGATGTGATGGACGAGGACACCATCCAGCGGCGGGAAGAACTCTCCGAAGAGATGCGATCGCTGCAAGAACTCAAAGACATGGCCGCCAGCTATGGCTGCGACATCAGCCGACCTGCCGCCACAGCCCAAGAAGCCGTCCAATGGACCTATTTCGGCTATCTCGCGGCGGTCAAAGAACAAAACGGCGCGGCCATGTCCCTCGGTCGGGTCTCCACCTTCCTGGACATCTATTTCGAGCGGGACCTGCAAAACGGTCGTCTCAATGAAGAACAGGCCCAGGAAATCATCGACCATTTTGTCATGAAACTGCGGATGGTGCGTTTCCTGCGCGGTCCCGCCTACAACCAACTGTTCTCAGGAGATCCCACCTGGGTCACCGAATGTCTGGGCGGTGTAGGTGAAGATGGTCGTCCTCTGGTGACCAAAAACAGTTTCCGCTTCCTCAACACCCTCTACACCCTCGGTCCCGCGCCGGAACCCAACTTAACCATTCTCTGGTCGAAACGGTTACCGGACAACTTCAAACGCTACTGCGCCCAAGTCTCCATTGACACCTGTTCGACCCAGTATGAGAACGATGACCTAATGCGCCTTGAGTATGGCGACGATTATGGCATTGCTTGCTGTGTCAGCGCGATGAAGATTGGCAAGCAAATGCAGTTCTTTGGCGCCCGGGCCAACTTAGCCAAGGCTCTCCTCTATGCCATTAATGGCGGTAAAGATGAGATGAGTGGCGAGCAAGTGGGTCCCGACTGGGTTCCGGTTCAGGGAGAGTATCTCGACTATGACGACGTGGCCGCCAAGTTCGATCGCTGTCTGGAGTGGTTGTCGCGCCTGTACGTCAACACCCTCAACATCATCCACTTCATGCACGACAAATACGCCTATGAACGGGTGGAATTTGCGTTGCATGACCGGGATGTGTATCGCACCATGGCCTGTGGGATGGCAGGGTTATCGGTCGTAGCGGATGCCCTCTGTGCCATTAAATATGCCCGCGTCAAAGCCATTCGCGATGAGTATGGCTTAGTAGTGGATTATGAGATTGAGGGAGATTATCCCAAGTTCGGCAACAATGACGACCAAGCCGACGAGATGGCCGCCGCCGTGGTGAAGCAGTTTATGAACAAGATTCGCCAACACAAAACCTATCGCGGTTCCGTTCCCACCCAGTCCATTCTCACCATTACCTCCAACGTGGTCTATGGTAAGAAAACCGGCAACACTCCCGATGGTCGTAAAGCTGGCGAACCCTTTGCCCCCGGTGCCAACCCCATGCACGGCCGGGATACCAAGGGTGCGATCGCGGCCTTAGCCTCCGTAGCGAAACTCCCCTATGAGCATTCTCAAGACGGGATTTCCTACACCTTCTCCATTGTGCCTCAGGCCCTGGGCAAACAGGAGGGCGATCGTATCAGCAACCTCGTGGGACTCTTAGATGGCTACTTCAACGACGAAGGGCACCACATCAACATCAACGTCCTGAACCGAGACACCCTTCTCGAAGCCATGGACCATCCCGAGAAATACCCACAACTCACGATTCGCGTCTCCGGTTACGCCGTCAACTTCATCAAACTAACCCGCGAACAACAGTTAGACGTGGTTAATCGCACCTTCCACAGTCGCATCTAG